In the genome of Treponema pedis, one region contains:
- a CDS encoding MSP porin, protein MKKILSILIALVLVGGAVFAQDAPEMPAPVFKGSATLSWGIDLGYGTDKYGSALISHGFLNEATASVSLPFVKSGSKKGEGDVYALINLDGVKLGLEADLKAAKATGKIDKVEAKIVFYGAYITVYNAPEMKTKYAADATSLITDDNYGIFNSGFGGYGTKIGYANPDLMDLDVGIKFTSNGSWKDRDGSLGAEYVETVTVKANRVNGTGSIYVKDGHELRDMSGKVVATGPGWKRVPSGQYMIYKSSYYRYRMNGHYGLGIDFHMAPVEKYLTVDANFNMTFDTAGSYRTDVESNFDDMRVMNVGAMIKSEPIDGLMFKLGFDGGHAFKKTSDVSVPLFAWALGFGTEYKNSKAGTIDAGLYVSSDGTPYGNGSTFDPYKLNLVSDGKGGVEEKPLADGSKPGRGITDIAFTVGYSGLPAVEGLDLHARLNVFGLLHKISKEDRENGWLLPLGLNVGAGYKAMLTDSIWIKPYADLWGETNSSIYSDDTPKSEQKRYFGLAYKVGLAVSPMERLTIDLNWSHGKAFAPGAVMGNGLMFGAGQWRSAPCQHKADNGRFILSAKITY, encoded by the coding sequence ATGAAAAAAATTCTGTCAATTTTAATTGCTTTGGTTCTAGTGGGCGGAGCTGTATTTGCCCAAGATGCACCTGAAATGCCTGCGCCTGTATTTAAGGGCAGTGCTACACTGTCGTGGGGTATTGATCTCGGTTACGGTACCGATAAATACGGTTCGGCACTGATTTCGCACGGCTTTTTAAATGAAGCAACGGCTTCGGTCAGTTTGCCCTTTGTAAAAAGCGGTTCTAAAAAAGGTGAAGGAGATGTTTATGCTCTTATTAACCTTGACGGCGTAAAACTCGGACTTGAAGCCGACTTAAAAGCAGCAAAGGCTACAGGAAAAATTGATAAAGTTGAAGCCAAAATCGTGTTTTACGGTGCATATATTACCGTATACAATGCTCCCGAAATGAAAACCAAGTATGCGGCGGACGCAACTTCGTTAATAACCGATGATAACTACGGTATTTTTAATTCCGGTTTCGGCGGCTACGGTACGAAAATCGGTTATGCAAACCCCGATTTGATGGACCTTGACGTAGGTATTAAATTTACTTCAAACGGTTCATGGAAGGACAGAGACGGATCTTTAGGTGCCGAATATGTTGAGACGGTTACCGTAAAGGCTAACCGTGTTAACGGAACAGGTTCAATATATGTAAAAGACGGTCATGAACTTAGAGATATGAGCGGTAAGGTTGTAGCAACAGGTCCGGGTTGGAAACGTGTTCCCTCCGGTCAGTACATGATATATAAGAGCTCTTATTATCGATACAGGATGAACGGTCATTACGGTTTAGGTATAGACTTCCACATGGCTCCCGTCGAAAAATATTTAACTGTTGATGCAAATTTCAATATGACATTTGACACGGCCGGTTCGTACAGAACGGATGTCGAATCCAATTTTGATGATATGCGCGTTATGAATGTAGGCGCAATGATTAAATCCGAGCCTATTGACGGATTAATGTTTAAGTTGGGCTTTGACGGAGGCCATGCCTTTAAGAAGACCTCGGATGTTTCAGTTCCCCTGTTTGCATGGGCATTGGGCTTCGGAACGGAATATAAGAATTCAAAGGCCGGAACAATAGATGCAGGTTTATATGTATCTTCGGACGGAACTCCTTACGGAAACGGCAGTACATTTGATCCGTATAAATTAAATCTTGTATCTGACGGAAAAGGCGGAGTTGAAGAAAAGCCTCTTGCTGACGGAAGTAAACCCGGACGCGGTATTACCGATATTGCCTTTACAGTCGGATACTCAGGTCTTCCTGCAGTTGAAGGCTTGGATTTACATGCAAGGTTAAATGTATTCGGTCTTCTTCATAAAATTTCAAAAGAAGACAGAGAGAACGGTTGGCTTCTCCCTCTCGGTTTAAATGTAGGTGCAGGTTATAAGGCTATGCTTACGGATTCCATTTGGATTAAGCCCTATGCAGACTTGTGGGGTGAAACAAACAGCAGTATTTATAGTGATGATACTCCTAAAAGCGAACAAAAACGATACTTTGGTTTAGCTTATAAAGTAGGTCTTGCCGTTAGCCCTATGGAAAGACTTACCATTGATTTAAACTGGTCACACGGAAAGGCTTTTGCTCCGGGTGCTGTAATGGGAAACGGTTTAATGTTCGGTGCAGGTCAATGGAGGTCAGCTCCTTGTCAACATAAAGCCGATAACGGACGCTTTATTCTTTCCGCAAAAATCACATACTAA
- a CDS encoding Rpn family recombination-promoting nuclease/putative transposase: MSKSFDELTIVDDYMFYRVMEDTDICKTLLNIVLRGKAETITEIELQKTLADAGRAKGVRFDVWAKTLSGTIYDVEMQAINKNDLARRIRYYQSAIDVSVLERNQPYENLPDSFILFFCTFDYMGKGLPVYTFKSTCAENKNLLLPDGITKIIINSKAAEKEANAELKAFLHYMNGKESNDGFIRKIEQRVREIKENETLRREYMLINSFERDARNDGWKAGMQAGIAQGRSEGIAQGFSDGARQTKLETAKVLKRLGDSVQKIMQATGLTKEEIEKL, translated from the coding sequence ATGAGTAAGAGCTTTGACGAACTGACAATTGTCGATGATTATATGTTTTACCGCGTTATGGAAGACACCGATATCTGCAAAACGCTTCTTAACATCGTCTTGCGCGGTAAAGCCGAAACGATAACCGAAATCGAACTGCAAAAAACCCTTGCCGACGCTGGCAGAGCCAAAGGAGTGCGCTTCGACGTATGGGCAAAAACTCTAAGCGGTACAATCTACGATGTGGAAATGCAGGCAATCAATAAAAACGACCTTGCCCGCCGTATCCGCTACTACCAATCGGCAATCGATGTAAGCGTGTTGGAGCGGAACCAACCTTACGAAAACCTGCCCGACTCGTTTATCTTGTTTTTCTGCACCTTTGATTATATGGGAAAAGGCTTGCCCGTTTACACCTTTAAGAGTACATGCGCCGAAAACAAAAATCTCTTACTTCCCGACGGTATAACGAAAATCATCATCAACAGCAAAGCGGCGGAAAAAGAAGCAAACGCAGAGTTAAAAGCATTTTTACACTATATGAATGGGAAAGAAAGTAATGACGGCTTTATCCGAAAGATAGAACAGCGGGTAAGAGAAATAAAAGAAAACGAAACATTGAGGAGGGAATATATGCTAATCAACTCATTTGAAAGAGATGCCCGAAACGACGGCTGGAAAGCAGGTATGCAGGCAGGTATAGCACAAGGCAGAAGTGAAGGTATAGCACAAGGCTTTTCCGACGGGGCGAGGCAAACAAAATTGGAAACGGCAAAAGTATTAAAACGGCTTGGCGATTCGGTACAAAAAATAATGCAGGCTACAGGTTTAACCAAAGAAGAAATAGAAAAATTGTAA
- a CDS encoding transporter associated domain-containing protein: MKKLKIFLHHQNLRRRAAGIAGGIEIALSFAMLVGILLLSIQIFFDLKDMVIAAVEKKTMPQFSDFLSMIFSLVIGLEFVKMLIKQTLSSAIEVVLFTLARKIIADHGSMIDALLGVAAIAVLFAIKKFLIQNTEYTGEEECDYIVNGGTSIREVNHRLDSDFDEAYGNTVAGYLFNYLKREGKTPHFGLETEIGEYKFIIHEMDNDLIRYIKIVPIQH; the protein is encoded by the coding sequence ATGAAAAAATTGAAGATATTTTTACATCATCAAAATTTAAGAAGGCGAGCTGCCGGTATTGCAGGAGGAATAGAAATAGCCCTTTCTTTTGCAATGCTTGTAGGTATTCTGCTTCTTTCAATTCAAATCTTTTTCGATTTAAAAGATATGGTAATTGCAGCCGTAGAAAAAAAGACAATGCCGCAGTTTTCCGATTTTTTATCCATGATTTTCTCCCTCGTAATAGGGCTGGAATTCGTAAAAATGTTAATAAAACAAACTCTTAGCAGCGCCATTGAGGTTGTTCTGTTTACTCTTGCAAGAAAAATCATAGCCGACCACGGAAGTATGATAGACGCTCTTTTAGGCGTTGCGGCAATTGCCGTTCTTTTTGCAATAAAGAAATTTTTAATTCAAAATACCGAATATACGGGCGAAGAAGAATGCGATTACATCGTAAACGGAGGAACCAGTATTCGTGAGGTAAATCACCGTTTGGATTCCGATTTTGATGAAGCCTACGGAAACACGGTTGCAGGCTACTTATTCAACTATTTAAAACGCGAAGGCAAAACCCCGCACTTCGGTTTGGAAACGGAGATAGGCGAATATAAATTTATAATACACGAAATGGATAATGACCTTATCCGCTACATAAAAATCGTACCAATTCAGCATTAG
- a CDS encoding Sir2 family NAD-dependent protein deacetylase codes for MKDEEKYEQLFSMIVNAKHFVAFTGAGISTLAGIKDFRGKDGLYKQPDTEKMFDIDVFFRDPSVYYSMAKEFIYGLDEKKPAVVHTVLAELEKSGFLKCVITQNIDLLHQKAGSKNVLEIHGSPSVHYCINCNYTETFEEVSKIAKTGAVPECPHCKSQLKPAITFFGEALPRAALFNAEAECSKADFLLILGTSLQVYPAAALPAYTIRNGGKIAVVNNQPTQFDSYAEILLEDLGETFEKLEERLRKQKL; via the coding sequence ATGAAAGATGAAGAAAAATACGAACAACTTTTTTCGATGATTGTAAATGCAAAACATTTTGTAGCATTTACGGGAGCCGGAATAAGTACCCTTGCAGGTATAAAGGATTTCCGCGGAAAAGACGGGTTATATAAACAGCCCGATACCGAAAAAATGTTCGACATTGACGTATTTTTCCGAGACCCTTCCGTTTATTACAGCATGGCAAAGGAGTTTATCTACGGGCTTGATGAAAAAAAGCCTGCGGTAGTCCATACCGTTCTTGCGGAGCTGGAAAAATCAGGTTTTTTAAAATGCGTTATTACCCAAAATATAGATTTACTTCACCAAAAGGCGGGAAGTAAAAATGTTTTGGAAATTCACGGCTCTCCTTCCGTTCATTATTGCATTAACTGCAATTATACCGAAACCTTTGAAGAGGTTTCAAAAATTGCAAAAACCGGCGCCGTACCCGAATGCCCTCACTGCAAAAGCCAATTAAAACCTGCAATAACTTTTTTCGGAGAAGCTCTGCCGCGCGCAGCTCTTTTTAATGCCGAAGCGGAGTGTTCAAAGGCCGATTTTTTGCTTATATTGGGAACGAGTCTTCAAGTTTATCCTGCCGCAGCCCTGCCCGCTTATACTATAAGAAACGGCGGAAAAATTGCCGTAGTAAATAATCAACCTACACAGTTCGACTCCTATGCCGAAATCTTACTTGAAGACTTGGGCGAAACATTCGAAAAACTTGAGGAAAGGTTAAGAAAGCAAAAGCTATGA
- a CDS encoding HigA family addiction module antitoxin: protein MKYKLKPVHAGDVLLQEFMEPLNITVYKLAQYTGMSQTRIGQIIKKKRGISVDTALRLAKVFDTSAAFWLNIQNKYDIDIAVGKHSKEIEALQPIKHIAFQS from the coding sequence ATGAAATATAAACTTAAACCCGTACATGCGGGAGATGTTTTATTGCAGGAATTTATGGAACCTCTTAATATAACTGTTTATAAACTTGCACAGTATACCGGTATGTCTCAAACTCGTATAGGTCAGATTATAAAGAAAAAGAGAGGAATTTCCGTAGATACTGCGTTGAGATTGGCAAAAGTTTTTGATACGAGCGCGGCTTTTTGGCTTAATATTCAAAATAAATATGATATTGATATTGCTGTCGGAAAACACTCTAAAGAAATAGAAGCTTTGCAGCCTATTAAGCATATTGCATTTCAATCATAG
- a CDS encoding type II toxin-antitoxin system RelE/ParE family toxin, translating into MVVIVRWKDKEALKIWNMQLAKKLPPKIQQRARVKLIMIDSAITLKDLENPPSNMLEALKGNRRGQHSIRINNQWRICFIWNNGNVIIVDIVDYH; encoded by the coding sequence ATGGTTGTGATAGTTCGGTGGAAAGATAAAGAGGCCTTAAAAATATGGAATATGCAACTGGCAAAAAAGTTACCGCCTAAAATACAACAACGGGCGCGTGTAAAACTTATAATGATAGATTCTGCTATTACGTTGAAAGACTTGGAAAATCCGCCGTCAAATATGCTTGAAGCTCTAAAAGGAAATAGAAGGGGGCAACACAGTATAAGGATAAATAACCAATGGAGAATATGTTTTATTTGGAATAATGGAAATGTTATTATTGTCGATATAGTAGATTATCATTAA
- the cbiB gene encoding adenosylcobinamide-phosphate synthase CbiB, with protein MFFNYKLNAGILIFACLLDFILGDPYSFPHPVKLIGKLIRIEEKAARKICGSYGQGLRLSGFFIGLFNTAAAFCVIFFPLELIRAHRFIYFCTSVLICYTCIAARCMHKEAVKVFRSFKNGIKEARKQVSNIVGRDTENLDEEGVIRACVETVAENSGDGVIAPIFFIMLFGAAGGMAYKAINTMDSMLGYKNEKYSDLGFFPAKLDDAANYIPARLCALLMLISACLCFKSEFNLKNGFKIWRRDRLKHASPNAAHPESVAAGLLGIRLAGPNYYDGFLEEKPYIGDALKQIEKNDILKTVKLMYVSEILSVLLYALPCIFL; from the coding sequence GTGTTTTTTAATTATAAGCTTAATGCCGGAATTTTGATTTTCGCATGCTTACTCGATTTTATTTTGGGAGACCCCTATTCCTTTCCTCACCCCGTAAAACTGATTGGAAAACTTATACGGATTGAGGAAAAAGCGGCGCGTAAAATATGCGGCTCTTACGGACAGGGGTTAAGACTGAGCGGCTTTTTTATCGGTTTGTTTAATACGGCGGCGGCTTTTTGTGTAATATTTTTTCCGCTGGAATTAATAAGAGCTCATCGCTTTATTTATTTTTGTACTTCGGTTTTAATTTGTTACACCTGTATTGCCGCCCGATGTATGCACAAAGAGGCGGTAAAGGTTTTCCGTTCTTTTAAAAACGGAATTAAGGAAGCGAGAAAACAGGTTTCAAATATTGTAGGAAGGGATACCGAAAACTTGGACGAAGAGGGAGTTATAAGGGCCTGTGTAGAAACCGTTGCGGAAAATTCCGGAGACGGAGTAATAGCTCCTATTTTTTTTATAATGCTTTTCGGCGCGGCCGGCGGTATGGCTTATAAGGCGATAAACACAATGGATTCTATGTTGGGATACAAAAATGAAAAGTATTCCGATTTAGGCTTTTTTCCTGCAAAACTGGACGATGCTGCAAATTATATTCCCGCCCGTCTTTGTGCTTTGCTTATGCTTATAAGCGCCTGCTTATGTTTTAAATCGGAGTTTAATTTAAAAAACGGCTTTAAAATTTGGCGGAGGGACCGCCTTAAACACGCAAGCCCTAATGCCGCTCACCCTGAAAGCGTCGCCGCAGGTTTACTGGGAATACGCTTGGCGGGACCCAATTACTATGACGGCTTTTTGGAGGAAAAACCGTATATAGGAGACGCTCTTAAACAAATAGAAAAAAACGATATTTTAAAAACCGTTAAATTGATGTATGTTTCCGAAATCTTATCGGTTTTATTATATGCTTTGCCTTGCATTTTTTTATAA
- a CDS encoding ATP-dependent 6-phosphofructokinase — translation MQKPNFLISSLGECKIQSPIALSKIHGDSIANYVEDTEFIRYKIDASLGETGEPLTNADIIEKAGPRQKIYFSPNYVHAAIASCGGICPGINDVIRAIVRCLRTRYGVKRISGIKFGYKGFISEYGFSPIPLTPEVVNGIHKTGGSFLGTSRGGGNRVTEIVDGIEQMNINMVFLIGGDGTQKGALEISREIERRKLKISVIGIPKTIDNDLSFIQKSFGFDTAIAKATESVSAANMEASSQINGIGLVKLMGRESGFIATHTAIASHEAHFVLIPEVPFALHGENGFLKHLENRLNETGYALIVAAEGAGQNLMQVEDETDASGNKKLADIGAFLKKEIAEYFEKIKMHINIKYIDPSYQIRSAVTAPIDSIYCERLGNNAVHAAMAGKTRMLIGLVNNKFVHLPIEQIVSKRNYVNPEGSLWRDALDATGQPTTMI, via the coding sequence ATGCAAAAACCGAATTTTTTAATTTCATCTTTAGGAGAATGTAAAATTCAATCTCCCATCGCCTTATCGAAAATTCACGGAGATTCCATTGCCAATTATGTTGAAGATACGGAATTTATCCGTTATAAAATAGACGCAAGTCTAGGCGAAACGGGAGAGCCTCTTACCAATGCCGATATAATCGAAAAAGCCGGTCCGCGGCAAAAAATATATTTCAGTCCCAATTATGTGCATGCGGCAATAGCAAGCTGCGGCGGAATATGTCCCGGAATAAACGATGTAATCCGCGCAATAGTCCGTTGTTTACGTACCAGATACGGAGTTAAAAGAATAAGCGGAATAAAATTCGGCTACAAAGGTTTTATTTCCGAATACGGGTTTTCTCCCATTCCTCTGACGCCGGAAGTTGTAAACGGGATTCATAAAACCGGAGGCTCTTTTTTAGGTACTTCCCGCGGAGGCGGTAATCGGGTTACCGAAATTGTAGACGGAATAGAGCAAATGAATATAAATATGGTATTTTTAATAGGCGGCGACGGTACGCAAAAAGGTGCTTTGGAAATTTCGCGTGAAATAGAGCGGCGCAAGTTAAAAATTTCGGTTATCGGTATTCCCAAAACAATCGATAACGACCTTTCATTTATTCAAAAATCTTTCGGATTCGATACCGCAATTGCAAAGGCGACTGAATCGGTTTCGGCTGCAAATATGGAAGCAAGTTCGCAAATTAACGGTATAGGTCTTGTAAAACTTATGGGGCGAGAATCGGGTTTTATAGCAACTCATACCGCAATTGCAAGCCATGAAGCTCATTTTGTGCTTATTCCGGAAGTTCCGTTTGCGCTTCACGGTGAAAACGGCTTTTTAAAACACCTTGAAAATCGGCTTAACGAAACAGGTTATGCTTTAATTGTAGCCGCCGAAGGTGCGGGACAAAATTTAATGCAAGTTGAAGATGAAACCGACGCTTCGGGAAATAAAAAACTTGCCGATATAGGAGCCTTTTTAAAAAAAGAAATTGCCGAATATTTTGAAAAAATTAAAATGCACATAAATATAAAATACATAGACCCGAGTTATCAAATCCGTTCCGCAGTTACGGCACCGATTGATTCAATTTATTGTGAGAGGCTGGGAAATAACGCCGTGCATGCGGCAATGGCCGGAAAAACCCGTATGCTGATAGGCTTGGTAAACAATAAGTTCGTTCATTTGCCGATAGAGCAAATCGTATCGAAAAGAAATTATGTAAACCCTGAAGGCTCGCTTTGGCGGGACGCTCTTGATGCAACCGGCCAGCCTACAACTATGATATAG
- a CDS encoding DNA topoisomerase IV subunit B, with the protein MAEKKAAKKTVYDESKIKTLSSLEHIRLRTGMYIGRLGDGSNPDDGIYILVKEVIDNSIDEFIMGNGSRIDIQLEKDKVIVRDYGRGIPLGKLVECVSVINTGAKYNDEVFQFSVGLNGVGTKAVNALSEHFRVVAVRDGKYAEAVFKRGKLASEKKGNAKAGVKNGTLVEFIPDTEIFGKYKFNTDFIEKRIWNYAYLNAGLVLSFNGKTFKSENGLLDLLEANVGTDTLYDVCRYKEKQLEFAFSHTNNYGETYYSFVNGQYTSDGGTHLSAFKEGLLKGINEYFRKNYKSEDVREGTCAAVSVKIQAPVFESQTKNKLGNTEVRSWIVNDTKSAVVEWLQKNADAASKLESKIIANEKLRTELNTVKKEAKAAAKKIAIKIPKLKDCKFHLGDGKFGEDTMIFVTEGDSATGAMVSSRDVLTQAIFSLRGKPENMYGKKRALIYKNAELYNMMMALGIENDIEGLRYSKIVIATDADNDGFHIRNLLLTFFLSYFEELVTSGRVYILETPLFRVRTKKETCYCYSEKERDDSVTRLGSSSEITRFKGLGEISPNEFGQFIGKDIKLLPVTVQTLKKVPNILEFYMGKNTPERRKFIMKNLLAEIDA; encoded by the coding sequence ATGGCGGAAAAAAAAGCGGCTAAAAAAACGGTTTACGATGAATCAAAAATAAAAACCCTCAGCTCGCTGGAGCATATACGCTTACGCACGGGAATGTACATAGGACGCTTGGGCGACGGTTCAAACCCGGACGACGGAATTTATATTTTAGTAAAAGAAGTTATAGATAACTCCATAGACGAATTTATAATGGGAAACGGCTCCCGCATAGATATTCAATTGGAAAAAGATAAGGTAATAGTACGCGATTACGGGCGGGGAATCCCTTTGGGAAAACTCGTAGAATGTGTTTCGGTTATTAACACCGGAGCAAAATACAATGATGAGGTATTTCAATTTTCGGTAGGTTTAAACGGAGTCGGAACAAAGGCGGTAAATGCTCTTTCGGAGCACTTCAGGGTAGTTGCAGTCCGTGACGGAAAATATGCGGAAGCCGTTTTTAAACGGGGAAAACTTGCAAGCGAAAAAAAAGGTAATGCAAAGGCGGGAGTTAAAAACGGAACTCTTGTAGAATTTATTCCGGATACGGAAATTTTCGGAAAATACAAATTCAACACGGATTTTATCGAAAAACGTATATGGAACTACGCTTATTTAAACGCAGGCCTTGTTTTAAGTTTTAACGGAAAAACCTTTAAGTCGGAAAACGGTCTTTTGGATTTATTGGAAGCAAATGTCGGCACGGATACTCTCTACGATGTCTGCCGCTATAAAGAAAAGCAATTGGAATTTGCTTTTTCGCATACGAACAATTACGGCGAAACATATTATTCTTTTGTAAACGGGCAGTACACCTCCGACGGAGGAACCCACCTTTCCGCTTTTAAAGAAGGTTTACTTAAAGGTATAAACGAATATTTTAGAAAAAATTATAAAAGCGAAGACGTCCGTGAAGGAACCTGTGCCGCAGTTTCGGTAAAAATTCAAGCACCGGTTTTTGAAAGTCAAACAAAAAATAAGCTCGGCAATACCGAGGTACGCAGCTGGATTGTAAACGATACAAAATCCGCCGTTGTCGAATGGCTTCAAAAAAATGCCGATGCGGCTTCGAAACTTGAAAGTAAAATTATTGCAAATGAAAAACTCCGCACGGAATTAAACACGGTAAAAAAAGAAGCAAAGGCGGCGGCAAAAAAAATCGCTATAAAAATTCCTAAATTAAAAGACTGCAAGTTTCATTTGGGTGACGGTAAATTCGGTGAAGACACAATGATTTTCGTTACGGAAGGAGATTCCGCAACGGGTGCTATGGTTTCAAGCCGCGATGTATTAACACAGGCAATTTTTTCGCTCCGCGGAAAACCTGAAAATATGTACGGAAAAAAACGGGCTCTTATTTATAAAAATGCGGAGCTTTACAATATGATGATGGCCTTGGGTATAGAAAACGATATAGAGGGTTTACGATATTCTAAAATAGTAATTGCCACCGATGCCGATAACGACGGTTTCCATATACGTAATTTGCTTTTGACCTTCTTTTTAAGCTATTTTGAAGAGCTTGTAACTTCAGGCAGGGTTTATATTTTGGAAACGCCCCTTTTCAGAGTGCGTACAAAAAAGGAAACTTGTTATTGTTATTCCGAAAAAGAGAGAGACGATTCCGTTACCCGCTTAGGCTCTTCTTCCGAAATTACAAGATTTAAAGGTTTGGGAGAAATAAGTCCTAACGAATTCGGGCAGTTTATCGGAAAGGATATAAAACTTTTACCCGTAACGGTACAAACATTAAAAAAAGTACCGAATATTCTGGAATTTTATATGGGCAAAAACACCCCGGAGCGCAGGAAATTTATAATGAAAAATTTACTTGCCGAAATAGACGCTTAA
- a CDS encoding peptidylprolyl isomerase: MKKMLVIIIAVIFMVIAAATAAAIMITNNPERGDGKMSGKIEALKEDGLYASIDTDKGVIVVKLYYKETPLTVCNFVGLAEGTLDAAKGKPFYNGLTFHRVIADFMIQGGCPEGTGTGGPGYEFPDEIVDGLKHDGPGVLSMANAGPSTNGSQFFITHVETPWLDGQYTIFGKVVEGQSVVNAIAQGDKIKTVTIIRVGEDAKSFKTDQKAFYSYLLPAKEKEAKRIEDAEKKIKSLISSKYPPAKKDDDGVFFFIVKEGKGAKAEKGKKLKMKYKGSLLENGKVFDDSDMHKPLEFVAGAQQVISGFDSQAVKMKTGEKRIIIIPPALAYGSAGAGGVIPPNAYLVFELELLEVK, encoded by the coding sequence ATGAAAAAAATGTTGGTAATTATCATTGCGGTAATTTTTATGGTTATAGCTGCGGCAACTGCGGCTGCTATTATGATAACAAATAATCCAGAACGAGGAGATGGAAAAATGAGTGGAAAAATTGAAGCTCTTAAAGAGGACGGTTTATATGCCTCCATCGACACCGATAAGGGCGTTATTGTCGTAAAACTTTATTACAAAGAAACGCCGCTTACCGTTTGCAATTTTGTCGGTTTGGCGGAGGGAACTCTTGACGCTGCAAAGGGAAAACCCTTTTATAACGGTTTGACCTTTCACCGGGTAATTGCCGATTTTATGATTCAGGGCGGCTGCCCCGAAGGTACGGGAACCGGAGGACCGGGATATGAATTTCCCGATGAAATAGTGGACGGTTTAAAACATGACGGCCCCGGCGTTTTATCTATGGCAAATGCAGGTCCGAGTACTAACGGCTCGCAGTTTTTTATAACACATGTGGAAACTCCGTGGCTTGACGGACAGTATACGATTTTCGGTAAGGTAGTTGAAGGTCAATCCGTTGTTAATGCAATTGCCCAAGGCGATAAAATTAAAACCGTTACTATAATTAGGGTGGGAGAAGATGCCAAATCTTTTAAAACCGACCAAAAAGCTTTTTACTCTTATCTTTTGCCGGCTAAAGAAAAAGAAGCAAAGCGCATTGAAGATGCTGAAAAGAAAATTAAAAGTTTAATAAGCTCCAAGTATCCGCCTGCAAAAAAAGACGATGACGGAGTTTTCTTTTTTATAGTTAAAGAAGGAAAGGGAGCTAAAGCTGAGAAAGGTAAAAAGCTTAAAATGAAGTATAAGGGCTCTCTTTTGGAAAACGGAAAGGTGTTTGACGATTCCGATATGCATAAACCCTTGGAATTTGTTGCGGGAGCTCAGCAGGTAATTTCCGGGTTTGACAGCCAAGCCGTAAAGATGAAAACGGGCGAAAAACGTATTATTATTATTCCTCCCGCTTTGGCTTACGGTTCTGCGGGAGCAGGCGGTGTTATACCTCCCAATGCTTATCTTGTATTTGAGCTTGAACTGCTTGAAGTAAAATAA
- a CDS encoding DUF6675 family protein — MKFKVLFLFFFIFSSFAFAEDNSADGKTAASKRSAAAESQDIDIEKALLPVLDKNTAKELFEKGSVFSYKYKTADMTPELSPSSGLMEKITASFLKSNLKPVFLMEGLYLYKKANDKSFDISKILRSISGLEGIQYYSHSRGKMRTLYSKSFTVKEVKSGEKINYEKISDVLEGSADGLKILARQEDLTFGNYIYEYEYFTDGHSCGMVCLNNETLKYSIFKVIAPKNLRVVLAVHDLGGYLAVYCCTAADFTKLPGLEKKLKNSFSSRAEALYKWFIKEYNKTGS, encoded by the coding sequence ATGAAATTTAAAGTATTGTTTCTATTCTTTTTTATTTTTTCGAGTTTTGCCTTTGCGGAAGATAATTCCGCAGACGGCAAAACCGCCGCTTCTAAAAGGTCAGCCGCAGCGGAGAGTCAAGATATTGATATTGAAAAAGCTCTTTTGCCGGTTTTGGATAAAAATACCGCAAAAGAGCTTTTTGAAAAAGGCTCCGTTTTTTCCTATAAATATAAAACGGCGGATATGACGCCGGAATTGAGCCCTTCTTCCGGTTTAATGGAAAAAATAACCGCATCTTTTTTAAAATCGAATTTAAAACCGGTCTTTCTGATGGAAGGTCTTTATCTTTATAAAAAAGCAAACGATAAATCTTTCGATATTTCCAAAATTTTAAGAAGTATTTCGGGCCTTGAGGGAATACAGTATTATTCCCATTCCAGAGGCAAGATGAGAACCCTTTATTCAAAATCTTTTACGGTAAAAGAAGTTAAAAGCGGTGAGAAAATAAATTATGAAAAGATTTCCGATGTGCTTGAAGGCAGTGCCGACGGTTTAAAAATTTTAGCCCGCCAAGAAGATTTAACTTTCGGAAATTATATTTATGAATACGAATACTTCACGGACGGACATTCTTGCGGTATGGTTTGCCTTAATAATGAAACGCTTAAATATTCCATCTTTAAAGTTATTGCTCCGAAAAATTTAAGAGTTGTTCTTGCCGTACACGATTTGGGCGGTTATCTTGCGGTGTATTGCTGCACGGCTGCCGATTTTACAAAATTACCCGGCCTCGAAAAAAAACTTAAAAATTCTTTTTCGTCGCGGGCTGAAGCTCTTTATAAGTGGTTTATAAAGGAATATAACAAAACCGGGAGTTAG